The following are encoded together in the Odocoileus virginianus isolate 20LAN1187 ecotype Illinois chromosome 28, Ovbor_1.2, whole genome shotgun sequence genome:
- the DBX1 gene encoding homeobox protein DBX1, with product MMFPGLLAPPAGYPSLLRPTPTLTLPQSLQSAFSGHSSFLVEDLIRISRPPAYLPRGSVPTPSMSPPRPGAPAALTDTGASDLGSPGPGSRRGGSPQTAVSPASEPTFLKFGVNAILSSAPRTETSPTLLQSVPPKTFAFPYFEGSFQPFIRSSYFPASSSVVPIPGTFSWPLAARGKPRRGMLRRAVFSDVQRKALEKMFQKQKYISKPDRKKLAAKLGLKDSQVKIWFQNRRMKWRNSKERELLSSGGCREQTLPTKLNPHPDLSDVGQKGPGDDDDEEDEGPGSPRPRLGYHASPADPRHLRDPRLEAPLPPSPARSGSPDKASDFSDSEDEEEGEEEITVS from the exons ATGATGTTCCCTGGCCTCCTCGCGCCCCCCGCCGGGTACCCCAGCCTCTTGCGCCCCACGCCCACCTTAACGCTGCCCCAGTCCCTGCAGTCGGCATTTTCCGGTCACTCGAGCTTCCTGGTGGAGGATCTGATCCGCATCAGCCGACCCCCCGCCTACCTGCCCCGAGGCAGCGTGCCTACCCCCAGCATGTCGCCCCCTAGGCCGGGGGCCCCTGCGGCTCTCACAGACACCGGGGCCTCGGACCTGGGCTCCCCGGGCCCGGGCAGCCGGCGGGGCGGCTCACCGCAGACCGCCGTCTCCCCTGCCAGCGAGCCCACGTTTCTGAAGTTTGGAGTGAACGCCATCCTTTCCTCGGCGCCCAGAACGG AAACGTCTCCCACCTTGCTCCAGAGTGTCCCTCCCAAGACCTTTGCTTTTCCCTACTTTGAGGGCTCTTTCCAGCCTTTCATCAGATCGTCTTATTTCCCAG CGTCCTCCAGCGTCGTGCCCATCCCGGGAACCTTCTCCTGGCCACTGGCCGCCCGCGGCAAGCCTCGCAGGGGCATGCTGCGTCGAGCCGTGTTCTCCGACGTGCAGCGCAAGGCGCTGGAGAAGATGTTCCAGAAGCAGAAGTATATCAGCAAGCCGGACCGCAAGAAGCTGGCGGCCAAGTTGGGCTTGAAAGACTCACAG GTGAAAATCTGGTTCCAGAACCGACGCATGAAGTGGCGGAACTCTAAGGAACGCGAGCTCCTGTCCAGCGGGGGCTGCCGCGAGCAGACCCTTCCCACCAAACTCAACCCGCACCCGGACCTCAGCGACGTGGGCCAGAAGGGTCCCGGGGACGATGACGACGAGGAGGACGAGGGCCCGggcagcccccgcccccgcctgggCTATCACGCGTCCCCCGCCGACCCTCGGCACCTGCGGGACCCGCGGCTGGAAGCACCGCTGCCCCCCTCTCCCGCGCGCTCGGGCAGCCCCGACAAAGCTTCGGACTTCTCCGACTCCGAGGACGAGGAGGAGGGCGAGGAGGAGATCACGGTGTCTTAG